TTCGTCCGGAACACTCGCGGTGGCGTAGATCCGGGCCAGGTACACGCCGAACGGGTTGACCAGGCTGGGCAGGAAGACCGACCAGAACGTGTCGGTCGCCTCCAGCCGGCTGAAGATCAGGAAGAGTGGCAGGGCCAGCGCGGTGGCCGGGACCAGCACGCCGCCGAGCACGACGGTGAAGAGCAGTTCCCGGCCGGGGAAGCGGTACTTGGCCAGGGCGTACCCGCACATCGCGGCGAGCAGGGTGCCGAGCAGGGCGGCGCCGCCGGTGTAGACGACGCTGTTGCCGAGCCAGCGCAGGAAGACCCCGTCGCGGTAGTGGAACAGCTCGCTCAGGTTCTGCCCGAGGTGGAAGTCGGCGAACCAGAGCGGGGCGGAATTCGAGAAGTCGCCACGGGACTTGGTCGCGCCGACGAACAGCCACCAGATCGGGACCAGGAAGTAGAAGGTGCAGATTCCCATGACGGCCATCGCCGCGGTCTTCGCCCTCACTTGTCGCCTCCGCGCTGGGTGAACTTCAGGAAGGTGAACGAGAGGACGAAGGTCGCGAGGGCCAGGACCACGCTGAACGCGGCGGCCAGGTTGAAGTTCGGGATCGACGAGGTGGAGTACACGGTCAGGTTCGGGGTGTACGTGCTGGACACCGCGGAGCTGAAGGTGCGGAACACCTGCGGCTCGGCGAGCAGTTGCAGGGTGCCGATGATCGAGAAGACCGTCGTCAGCACGATCGCCGGCATCACCAGGGGAATCTTGATGGACCAGGCGGTGCGCCACTGGCCGGCGCCGTCGATCTTGGCCGCCTCGTACACCTCCTGCGGGACGGCCAGCAGGGCGGAGTAGATGATCAGCATGTTGTAACCGACGTAGACCCAGGTCACCACGTTGGCCATGGCCCACAGCACCAGGTCCGCGGAGAGCAGGTCCCAGGTCCTGGTGACCGCGGTGAACGGCGACAGGTTCGGCGAGTACAGGAAGCCCCACATGATCGCGGCGACCACCCCGGGCACCGCGTAGGGCACGAAGAACGCCAGCCGGAAGAAGCGCCGGCCCCTGACCAGCCCGGAGTCGAGCAGCAGGGCGAGCACCAGGGCCAGGCCCAGCATGATCGGGACCTGGACCACGCCGAAGAGCAGGACCCGGCCGACCGATTCCCAGAACGGGCCGTTCTGGAAGACGCGCTGATATTGCTCCAGGCCGCCGAAGACCTCGCGGGACGGGCCGAAGGTGCCGGTGCGGGTGACCTTGTAGAGCGACTGCTTGATCGCGTACCCGATCGGCACCAGGTAGAACGCGAGGAACAGCAGCCCGAACGGGGCGACGAAGAGGAGGATCGATCTTTTCTTGATCACGCCGGTTCCTCCTCCCGGACCACGGCCACGCCGCCGCCCTCGACGCGGAGCACGCCGTCGACCCGCTCTCCGCTGATGAG
Above is a genomic segment from Actinoplanes ianthinogenes containing:
- a CDS encoding carbohydrate ABC transporter permease; translated protein: MRAKTAAMAVMGICTFYFLVPIWWLFVGATKSRGDFSNSAPLWFADFHLGQNLSELFHYRDGVFLRWLGNSVVYTGGAALLGTLLAAMCGYALAKYRFPGRELLFTVVLGGVLVPATALALPLFLIFSRLEATDTFWSVFLPSLVNPFGVYLARIYATASVPDELLEAARLDGSGEVRTFFTVSSKLMFPALVTIFLFHFVAVWNNFLLPLIMLGNERLFPVTLGLYSWNTQVNQLPELRMLVLTGALVSIVPLVVAFLLLQRFWRSGLGSGAVK
- a CDS encoding carbohydrate ABC transporter permease, which gives rise to MIKKRSILLFVAPFGLLFLAFYLVPIGYAIKQSLYKVTRTGTFGPSREVFGGLEQYQRVFQNGPFWESVGRVLLFGVVQVPIMLGLALVLALLLDSGLVRGRRFFRLAFFVPYAVPGVVAAIMWGFLYSPNLSPFTAVTRTWDLLSADLVLWAMANVVTWVYVGYNMLIIYSALLAVPQEVYEAAKIDGAGQWRTAWSIKIPLVMPAIVLTTVFSIIGTLQLLAEPQVFRTFSSAVSSTYTPNLTVYSTSSIPNFNLAAAFSVVLALATFVLSFTFLKFTQRGGDK